In a genomic window of Anomalospiza imberbis isolate Cuckoo-Finch-1a 21T00152 chromosome 5, ASM3175350v1, whole genome shotgun sequence:
- the CAV1 gene encoding caveolin-1 produces the protein MSGTKYVDSEGFLYTAPVREQGNIYKPNNKMMADELSEKAVHDVHTKEIDLVNRDPKHLNDDVVKIDFEDVIAEPEGTHSFDGIWKASFTTFTVTKYWFYRLLSAIFGIPMALIWGIYFAILSFLHIWAVVPCIRSYLIEIQCISRVYSICIHTFCDPLFEAIGKVFSSIRATVRKEI, from the exons ATGTCCGGCACCAAATACGTAGACTCGGAG GGTTTTCTGTACACGGCGCCCGTCCGGGAGCAGGGCAACATCTACAAGCCCAACAACAAGATGATGGCAGATGAGCTGAGCGAAAAAGCGGTGCACGACGTGCACACCAAGGAGATCGACCTGGTCAACCGAGACCCCAAGCACCTCAACGACGACGTGGTTAAG ATCGATTTTGAAGATGTGATTGCTGAGCCAGAGGGAACACACAGCTTTGATGGGATTTGGAAGGCCAGTTTTACCACCTTCACTGTAACAAAGTACTGGTTTTATCGTTTACTGTCAGCAATCTTTGGTATTCCTATGGCTCTCATCTGGGGCATCTACTTTGCCATTCTGTCATTCCTGCACATCTGGGCAGTGGTGCCGTGCATAAGGAGCTACCTGATTGAGATCCAGTGTATTAGCCGTGTCTATTCCATCTGCATCCACACGTTCTGCGACCCGCTCTTTGAGGCCATAGGCAAAGTGTTCAGCAGCATCCGAGCCACAGTACGGAAAGAGATCTGA